One genomic region from Fusarium keratoplasticum isolate Fu6.1 chromosome 14, whole genome shotgun sequence encodes:
- a CDS encoding MFS domain-containing protein, whose amino-acid sequence MSTITAEGGKVAETTTRQENTLGELRLRHEETNDIILIPTPTDDPNDPLNWSKPYRVYLAVLVSFAIFFSNFLAAGPSVALISITTDFFGPPGPDLSGNIAKVAYFFTSTALLQGMSNLMWMPLIAKFGRRPIYVVSFALYTAFSAWAGGATSYNSSLGARIMMGFASGAAECLAPLTISDLFFLHERGTIMAIYTTALSAGVGCGIIIAGLITKDLHWRYIYWVSVALIGSCTTLIIFAFPETRYNRAGDAEEPRTVTQHKNIMNQSSKAEDMDPEVFQAEVASTSQPSHRFPPKRTYWQSLALFSGIHTQESILKLFFRPVILLTLPPVLWATLMMSVTIGFLVAITSNFAVAFNTLYGFEAWQSGLCFIACPVGAGIGAFFGGRFSDMVADWLTRRNDGIRHPEMRLPAVSISLITAPLALVLYGVGIDKGLHWIVPTIGLGLLNFSIVQATNISLVYTIDGYRPVAGELAVTQHAFKSAFGFLLSFYTNPWIAKSGYSNAFGAMAGISGSVILMWIPMYIWGGRIRHATWSWPFVKRLAHWHQDREVGE is encoded by the exons ATGTCAACAATCACTGCGGAAGGCGGCAAGGTCGCCGAAACCACGACGCGACAGGAGAATACTCTTGGAGAGCTCCGCCTTCGTCATGAAGAAACCAACGATATCATCCTCATTCCGACCCCAACAGACGACCCCAATGACCCTTTGAATTG GTCGAAGCCGTACCGCGTCTAccttgccgtcctcgtctcgttcgccatcttcttcagcaactTCCTGGCGGCCGGCCCATCCGTCGCTCTCATAAGCATCACCACAGACTTCTTCGGTCCTCCAGGTCCCGACCTCAGCGGCAACATCGCCAAGGTTGCGTACTTTTTTACCAGCACTGCGCTCCTTCAGGGCATGTCGAACTTGATGTGGATGCCCCTCATCGCAAAGTTCGGTCGCCGACCGATATATGTTGTCTCGTTCGCTCTTTACACTGCCTTCTCGGCATGGGCCGGCGGTGCTACTTCATATAACAGTTCATTGGGAGCGCGTATCATGATGGGATTTGCTTCGGGCGCTGCCGAGTGTCTGGCACCATTAACAATCTCCgatctcttctttcttcatGAGAGAGGCACCATTATGGC GATCTATACTACCGCACTGTCTGCAGGAGTTGGCTGTGgtatcatcatcgccggactcatcaccaaggacctGCACTGGAGATACATCTACTGGGTATCCGTCGCCTTGATCGGGTCCTGCACCACCCTGatcatctttgcctttcCAGAAACGAGATATAACCGTGCGGGGGATGCAGAAGAGCCTCGAACGGTCACTCAGCACAAGAACATCATGAACCAAAGCTCCAAAGCTGAGGACATGGACCCCGAGGTCTTCCAAGCCGAAGTTGCATCAACAAGCCAGCCATCTCATAGATTTCCACCAAAGCGCACATATTGGCAAAGCCTGGCTCTTTTCAGTGGCATCCACACTCAAGAGTCTatcctcaagctcttctTCCGTCCAGTCATCCTCCTAACTCTTCCTCCTGTTCTTTGGGCTACGCTGATGATGTCTGTCACGATTGGATTCCTCGTTGCCATTACTTCCAACTTTGCTGTCGCTTTCAATACCCTTTATGGCTTTGAGGCATGGCAGTCTGGTCTCTGCTTCATCGCTTGCCCTGTGGGAGCCGGTATTGGCGCTTTCTTTGGTGGACGGTTCAGCGACATGGTGGCTGACTGGTTAACTCGGCGCAATGATGGCATACGACACCCGGAAATGAGACTTCCTGCTGTATCAATCTCTCTCATTACTGCTCCACTTGCTCTTGTGCTGTACGGAGTGGGCATCGACAAGGGATTACACTGGATCGTGCCTACCATTGGCTTGGGTCTTT TGAACTTCTCAATTGTACAGGCCACCAACATCAGCCTGGTCTATACTATCGATGGCTACCGCCCAGTGGCAGGAGAGCTTGCTGTGACACAGCATGCATTCAAGT CTGCTTTCggctttcttctttctttctaTACAAACCCATGGATTGCAAAGTCCGGGTATTCCAATGCATTTGGTGCCATGGCAGGTATTTCGGGGAGCGTTATCTTGATGTGGATTCCCATGTACATATGGGGTGGTCGAATTCGTCATGCTACCTGGAGCTGGCCCTTTGTTAAGCGCTTGGCTCACTGGCACCAGGATCGTGAGGTTGGCGAATAA